TTTAAAAACACCTGCCATCATATCCATCACTGTTACATCCAAAGTTCCTGCTCCAAAATCAAAAACAAGTATCTTAAGTTCCTCTTCAAGCTTATCCAACCCAAACGCAAATGAAGCTGCTGTTGGTTCATTTATCAACCTTACAACTTCAAGACCTGCTATTGTGCCAGCATCTTTTGTTGCCTGCCTCTGGTTATCGTTAAAATATGCAGGAACAGTAACAACTGCTTTTTTTACAGGTTGCCCAAGATAAGATTCAATATCTTTTTTTATCTTTTGGAGAATAAAAGCTGATATCTGTTCAGGGGTATATGATTTTCCGTAAATATTATATTTATGGTCAGTACCCATTTTTCTTTTTGCTGCAAAAACAGTTCCTTCAGGGTTGACAGACGCCTGTCTTCTTGCAGGTTCTCCAACAAGAACCTGCCCATCTTTTGTAAATGCCACATAAGAAGGAAAAGCTTTCCCTCCAACAATAGTAGTTCCTTCAGCGCTTGGTATAATAACCGTTTTACCACCTTCCATCACCGCAGCCGAAGAATTACTTGTTCCTAAATCTATACCTACAATTTTTTCTGACATATTATTGACCTCCAATTTTTATATTTTTTTAGTTTAACCCTTTAATAAGTTAGATGTAAGTTTATTCAATAGGTTTCAAGATATGATTAAGGTTTTGCCACATCCTTCTTTAACCTCCTCCAAAACCACCATATTTATTTAAAAAATAGCCACATAGTTGACAGTTAATTGTTTTACCATTTTTCTTTCTCAAAAGCAACACAATATCAGCCTTCAAACGTTGACTATTGTTAAAAATCCAAACCTTTTATAAGGCACTAAATTATTTTCTGAACAGGTCCAAATATTCCCATAGCATAAAAAGACGATTTCTGGATTGACCAGTTATTTCTTTAAGTATTCCTACTTTGCAAAATTTATTTAATAAACTGTCCCCTGTATTATAAGCAATCTTTAATTGCTTTTCAACATCTTTAACTTTTACAACCGGTTTAGAAAATAGGAACAGAAGCAATTTGTGTGCCAGTGGTGCTTGTCTACCTATTCCAAGTATATTTTTTTCGTATTGGTCTTTAAGTTTGATAATTTCCTTAAAAGTAGAAATACCTTCGTTTGAAGTAGCAATCACTCCGGATAAGAAAAATTTTATCCACTGCTCAATATCGTTGTCTTCTCGTACCATATTCAAAGAATCATAATAAGACGCCCTGTTTTTTTCAAAAAAATGAGAAATATATAAGGCTGGTTTTTTAAAAAAACCATAGTAAATAAGTTGAAGAGATATAAGTAACCTCCCCATTCTTCCATTACCATCTAAAAACGGATAAATCGTTTCAAATTGGTAATGAGTTAAACTTATTCTTATAAGATTAGGGATATTTAAAGATTTATTGTGCCAGAATTTTTCCAAATCAGTTAAAAGTTCTGGTAGTTCTTCATAATAGGGTGGAACAAAAAAAGCGTCTGAAATGTTCGAGCCCCCAATCCAATTCTGGCTTTCCCTAATTATCCCGGGTTGTTTCTTTTTCCCTTTGACTCCAGAAAGAAGAACCTTATGAACATCACTTACTAACCTTATGCAAAGAGGTAGTTTTTCAAGTTTTGCAACTCCATAATTTACCGCCTTAACATAATTTTCAACTTCTTCCCAACCATCCATACTTGCCGGAATTATTTCTTCCTTAGGCAAAACTACTTCTTCTATTTCTATTTTAGTTCCTTCAATTCTGCTTGATAAAGTTGCTTCTTTAATAATATATATCTGAATAAATGAATCAACATCAGGCACTAAAAGAGAATAGGCATTGAGTTCCCCAAGAAGGCGAGACGCCTCCTCTAAAAGAAGAGCAATTTTATTGTCTTCCAATTCAAACGGCTTATTAAGAAAAGAAGGACTGAATGAATGGTACTCATATTCTTTTTCAAAAAAATGTTTTTTATATCTACCAGCAACAAATTTATTGTTTTTCATAAACTGAAACAACTCCTGTTCTTATTTCAATTTTAGCAGGAAACTTGAAATAAAGCAAATTTATATTTAAAGTTTTTAAGAATTACAGGAGTACTTAAGGGAGGGGCTGGTTACCAAGACAAGTGGGCGGTGCAGGACTTGAACCTGCGGCATCTACCTTGTAAGGGTAGCGCTCTTGCCACTGAGCTAACCGCCCAAATTAAAATTTAACTTGCATTTTTTGGGAAACATGCTATATTATACTATGTTTTCATTTTTTAGCAACAAAATTGTTTTTTTCTCATATTAATATCCAACAAAAATGTAAAAGGAGAATTTAAAATGGCAGATATTCTTCAACTCTTAAAAGAGAATATAATTTCTGGTAATGCACCTAAAACAAAAGAATTAGTTGATAAGGCTCTCCAAGAAAAGATTGATATTCAAACAATCCTTAGCGATGGACTGATAGCGGGAATGCTTATAGTTGGCAAAAAATTTAAAAACAACGAATTTTATGTTCCAGAAGTTCTTATTGCTGCAAGAGCAATGAACGCTGGTATGGAAATCCTTGAACCTATGATAATACAAGCAGGCATACAACCTGTTGCAAAAGTTGCCATAGGTACTGTTAAAGGAGATTTACACGATATTGGTAAAAACCTTGTTGTTATGCTCTGGAAAGGAGCAGGTTTTGAAGTTGAAGATTTAGGGATAGATGTTGAGCCTGAAAAATTTGTTGAAGCTGTCAAAAGTGGAATAAATATCATTGGAATGTCAGCTCTCCTTACTACCACAATGGTGGCTATGAAAGAAGTTGTAAACAAACTCCAAGAGGCAGGAGTAAGAGATAAGGTCAAAATAATTATTGGTGGTGCACCTATTACTCAAAGTTTTGCTGATGAAATAGGCGCAGACGCTTATGCTCCAGATGCAGCCTCAGCAGTTGAGAAAGTACAGGAACTTTTAAATATCAAATGAAAGAACTTTTTTTTATAATTTTTGGTTATTTATTTGGTAGCATACCTTTTGGGTATGTCTTATGCAAGATTTTCACAAAAAAAGATATCAGAAATTACGGAAGTGGTAATATTGGAGCTACAAACGTTTACAGAGTAGCAGGCGGATTTGTAGCGATTGGAGTTTTAATTCTTGATATTTTGAAAGGTTTTTTACCTGTATTTATTGCAAAAACCTTTTATGATTTTTCTCCTTTATGGCTCCTTGCAATTGGTATTGCTCCAGTTTTAGGACACAACTTTTCTTTGTTTATGAAAGGTAAAGGAGGTAAAGGGGTTTCAACAAGTTTTGGAGTTATTATTGGGTTGTTCCCCAAAGCCGCTCTTTTCTCTTTCGTTATCTGGGCTCTTCTTATAATAATAACTCACTATGTTTCAGTTGGCGCACTAACAGCGTCTTTATCTTTGCCGTTTTTTATTTATCTGTTCCATAAAGATGTTTCTTACGTTTCTGCTGGTATACTGCTTTTTATACTAATATGGTTTAGTCATAAGGGAAACATCAAAAGAATTCTTAAAGGCAAAGAAAACAGAATTAGGTTACCGTGGGAAAAAAAATAGTTTTTCCTTACATAAAATTTTATATTGTTGAAAATGGATAAACAGAAATTCTATTATATTGGAGAGTTAAGTAAAATAGTAGAAGTACCTCCCCATATTTTGAGGTATTGGGAGAAAGAGTTTGCTCACATTAAACCATTGAGAGATAAAAGAGGTAACAGAATTTATACAGAAAAAGATATATTAAGAATTAAACGTGTAAAATCTTTGGTATATGGTAACGGTTTTAGTATTAAAGGAGCTAAGAAAAAATTAAGAAAACCAAGTTCTAAACGACTGTTAGAGTCTAACAGAACCTTTTTAAAAATAATTCTAAAAGAATTGCAGGAACTAAAAAAATGTTTAAAATAGGCGTGCTGGCTTCAGGAAAAGGAAGTAACCTTCAAGCTATAATAGATTACATAAAAGATAAACAATTACCTATTGATATAAAGGTTGTTTTAAGCGATAATAAAGAATCGTTTGCTCTTAAGATAGCAGAAAAAGTTGGTATAGATAACCAGTATATCAACCCTGGCAGATATAAAACATTTTTAGAGCCTGATTCAGAAGAAGAGTTTATAAAAATATTAACTAAAAAAGATGTAGATTTAATTTGTTTAGCTGGGTTTATGAGGGTATTAAAAACAAATTTTATAGACACGTTTCCCAATAAAATAGTAAATATACACCCTTCCCTTCTACCTGCTTTTCCTGGACTTGAAAGTTGGAAACAGGCTTTTAATTATGGTGTTAAATTTACAGGGTGCACAACACATTTTGTTGAGTATGAAATCGATTCAGGACCAATTATAATGCAGGCAGTTGTTCCTGTTTTAGATGACGATACACCAGAAACTCTTCACCAAAAAATTCAAGAGAAAGAGCATATAATATACCCTTTAACTATAAAGATAATATCTGAGGGCCGTTTAAACATATTAGGGAAAAAAACATATATAACCCCCGCAAAGGAATAAGAGAATGACAAAAAACACAGAAATAGTTATAAGAAAAGCTATAATAAAAGATTGTAGTTACATAAAAAAACTTGTAAACAGTTATGCAGAGGAAGGGGTTATGCTGGCGTTGTCGGTCAACCAGATTTATGAAAGACTTAGATGTTTCTCTATAATAGAAAAAAACGGACGTCCAATAGGTTGTGGCGCCTTAAAAATAGTATGGAAAGACCTTGCTGAAATAAGGTCTATTGCAATTACCCGTTCGCAAAAGAAGAAAGGGTACGGTAAACTATTAATTGACGCACTACTTAAAGAAGCACGAGAGTTTGGATTGGAAAAAGTTTTTGCGTTAACCTATGTGCCAGAGTTTTTTGAAAAAAAGGGGTTTGAAAGAATATCAAAAAGCAAACTTCCTCACAAAGTTTGGGTTGACTGTATCAACTGCCCAAAATTTCCAAGATGTGATGAGATTGCTGTACAGATAAAATTAAACAAATGAGAAGATATATATTTTTATTTGTTGGTTTAACCATTTTGTTAACCTGCCTTAAATTTGCTGACGCAAAAATATTGTTTGGTGATAAAATCAATATTGAGCAACCTCTTTATGAAGAAGTTATTGCTTTAGGGGACGAGATTTTTTTAACCAACTCCCTTCAAAAAGAGTTTGTTGGTGTTGCAAGAAAAATTTTTGCCGAAACCGATATAAAGAAAGATTTTATAGGTGTAGGGATAAAACTTGATTTTACAGGGAAAGCAGAACAAGATATCGTTCTTATTGGTAACACTATTGAAGCAAACGGAATAAGTAATAAAAGTATGACAGTTTTTGGTAAAAATATACAATTAAATATGCTGGTAGCCAACAACCTAAAAGCGAGTGCCGAAAATATAGAAATAACAGGGAATGTTGGAGCAAAAACCACCTTATGGGGCAAAAATATTTCTGTAAGCGGACAATATAATGATATGCAAATATACGGAAACGAAATAATTTTTAAACCAGACACAATAATTAAAGGTGACCTTACGTATAATTCACCCGAAAAACAAGACCTGTCTCATATCAATATAAAAGGCAACGTTGTCTGGAGTGAACCTTTTTCTGAAAGAATAAAAACAAAAACTCCCATAGAAAAATTGAAAAAACTTTATCTTTTTTTCTCCCTCTTATTTCCAGTATTGATAATGTTTTTCTTCTTCCCAAATCTTTTTAAACAGACCACATATACATCTGGTCAAAAATATATTCAATCTTTTATAAGTGGCTTGTTTCTAATTATACCTACATTAATAGCTATCCCAATAATTTTTATAACAATCATAGGAGCACCTTTAGGTTTAATTGTTACCACTTCTTTTCTTTCTGCAATTTATATTTCAAGAGTTTTCCCATCCATATTTTTGGGTAGAATTATTTTTTATAAGGTTCAAGATTCGTCTTGGGTATGGATACTTGCTATATTTATAGGAATATTTCTTTTTACAACAATTTCTCTACACCCAACAGCTAAAATACTTCTTAACCTACTTTCTATCCCAGCAGGATTTGGTGCTCTCTTTTGGGGTAGAATGGGTTTAGTTAAAAGACTTAAAAAAGAAGGTATACTTTAAATTATTAAGCTTCTTACACTTAATTGAAGCAAAGGAGAACAGAGGAAATGAAAATCGTACTTGCGTATTCAGGAGGGCTTGACACATCAATTGCTATTCAATGGTTGAAAGATAAGTATAACGCAGAAATTATTGCTTACACTTCAAACGTAGGTCAGACAGACGACCCTGTCAAACTAGAAGAAAAGGCCTTAACAACAGGGGCAAGCAAATTCTATTTTGAAGACCTTAGGGAAGAGTTTATTAAAGATTATATTTTCCCTACACTTAAAGCGGGGGCGATGTATCAGGATAAATATCCTTTAGCAACATCCCTTACCCGTCCTTTAATTACTGACGGTATGGTAAAAGTTGCGTTAAAAGAAAAAGCCGACGCACTTGCGCACGGTTGTACAGGTAAAGGAAATGATCAAGTAAGATTTGAACTTTCAACAAGATACCTTGCTCCAGATATTAAAGTGATTGCCCCACTGAGAGAATGGGAATTCAAATCAAGAGAAGAAGAGATGGACTATGCTAAAAAATATAATATCCCTGTATCTGTAACAAAAGCAAAACCTTACAGTATTGACTGGAGTTTATGGGGAATATCGGTAGAATGTGGTGTGCTTGAGGACCCATGGAATGAACCACCAGAAGATGCATACCAGATAACATCATCTCCTGACCAAGCTCCCTCGACCCCAAAATATTTTGTTATAACATTTGAAAAAGGCATCCCGGTTGCGCTCGATGGAAAGACTATACCTCCTCTTGAATTGATAGAAACACTAACAGATATTGGTGGAAAATACGGTGTTGGTAGAATAGATATGGTTGAAGATAGGCTTGTTGGAATAAAATCGAGAGAAATATATGAAGCCCCAGCAGCAGTAATACTTCATTCTGCGCATAGCGAACTGGAAAAACTTGTATTTTCAAGAGATTTGTTTGAATTTAAAAAACTTATTTCTCAAAGATACTCACAGCTTGTATATTTTGGACAATGGTTCTCACATATAAAAGATTGTCTTGATTCTTTTGTAGATGAAAGCCAAAAATTTGTAACAGGTGAAGTAAAAGTAAAACTACATAAAGGTCAATGTACAGTGGTTGGAAGAAAATCTCCATACTCTCTTTATAGCGAGGTCCTTGCTACATACACAGAAAAAGATATGTTCGACCATAAAGCATCTGATGGGTTCCTTGAGATATTTGGTCTACCTTCAAAACTTGAAGGGGCAAGAGAAAGGAAAAAGAGAGTTTAACTACTAACTCTTTCAATAATTTTTGGTAAACTTTAACGATACCATCCAGTTACTAAATAATGGGCAATCCCTCAGTATTTTTACATCCTATTGGGGGATTGCCCATAAACATATACACTTCATATCGAAACCTACTTACACTAAACTGCAAACTTCGGCAGGCATATATGACGCTAAGAAAATAAAAGTGAGAGATTTACTCAATATTTATAACTTGTGAAACAATTTTTGGTAACTTATGTTCAAGCAATCTACCTTTTGTTAAAACTTTAGCAAAATTCTTGGCAAGCACTTTCTTTTTATCTTCAAAACTTAAACGAGTATAAATAGCCCAACCCAACTGAGGTCTCGGATCCCTCATTGAAGAGTCTGAACCAAAAATAACTCGTTCAGAACCAACAGTGTTGCATAACCATTCAATTAAACCGTTTGGTACTCCAGTAATGGTAATTTCTGCCATTATATTGGAATGTTCCAATAAAAGGTCTGCTACCAACCTTGCAAAATGCCAATCAGAACAAGAGTGTGCAATAAGAAAGGTAACATTTGGGTATTTTATTGATAGTTCTTTCATTGCTTTTATACCTACATCATTTTCTGATATATGCATAAGCCCGTACAAATGGTATCTATTTGCAAACTCCCAGTAAGAATGATATTCCTTATCATTGTACGGTATATTCCAAAAGTTGTAAGGTTTAAGCCCTCTAAACCCAAGTTTAAGGTGCAGATAATTACACATTTCAATAATCTCTTCCGAACTCTGTTGTAATGGGTCACAAGTTGAAAGCCCAACAATCTCTTCAGGTGCAATCTTTACGGCATCAACAACGGCTTTATTCCCTTCTTCTATCCACCCTCCAACAGGTGCTATCCACGACATAACAGCGGTTAAATCTACCCCTATATGTCTATTAATTTTCAATACGCCATCTATATCTCCTTCTGGCATAAGGTAAGTAGAACCAATACCGTTTAATCCTTTATGCAAGATATGACAATGAGCATCAAAAACAGGTACAGGTACAGGTTTTTTGTTGCTAACAGTTTCTACTATTACATCTTTGGACTCAGGCGCCTTTGGAGATATTTTAGGAGATTGGTTCAACAACCTTGCAAGGTTTTCTCCTGCAAACTTATCTATTTTATCCTTATCAAGTAAAGTAAAATCAACAAAACCTCTTGCAGAACCACCAGAAGATTTAAGTAAACCCGAACCAAAAAGCAACCTCTCTATTCCATACCTTTCACTAAACAACTCCACCGCACGGTTGCCTTGAAACCTATGAAACTCAAGAAAAGTGTTTGGGCAACTATCCATTACAGCCGTCATCAACCTCCATGTGTTAACCCATCTTGCATCTCCAAAAATTACTGGACAATTATTAAAAATATTACAAAACGTTACAAGGTTTTCGTAGGTAGCCACAATATTTTGTATACTCAAAAGAATAGGTATCTTCTTTTCATTTAAATAGTCAGCAAGATGCCCAAGAACGTCCTTATTAATTGGATATCCTTGTTTTGCAGGGGACATCCACACTGCTTTTACGTCTTCTCCTTCCATCATTTTTTGGAGTTCTTTAGGCTTAGGGAAATCTCCTGCCTGATGAGGCAAAACAATCCAACAAGGGAATAGGCGCTTTCTATACGCAGAAATCTCTTTAACGAGCATCCTATTAACAAACATAGGGTCATAATGGTATCCTTGTTGATGTCTTACCAAGGCTCCTGTTATACCGTAAAAATCTATATCTTCCAAAAGATGTTCCAATTTCCATCTTTCATCTGGATCTTTACCTGGTCCAGGACCATACATAGTCCAACTGTCAAAAATCATACATTCTGACATCTTTCGCTCCTCTATTTTTTCCCCTGTTTTATTATTAATTCTTTTGCTTTTTTATCTATAAATTTATGTATTTTTTTTGTATAATCTTCTGACATAACAACCATATAACATGAAACAAGAACAATCACCATACCTATAAAACTTTTAGAAGTAAAAGGTTCATTAAATATAGTTAACCCTATAACAAGATTAAAGACTGGATGCAACGTGGATATTAAAGAAGCTGTAGCTACAGTGTTAAATTTGTAGGCATAAGTTGTCATTAATTGACCAACCGCTGCAGTAACACCTATGGCTAGCAAAATAAAGCCACCTCCTATATTCATCTTAATAGGTATAAGATTTGCTGGTATAAGTACAAGCCAAAAACCTATAACACATTGAGAGAAAAAAACACTATGAGTTGACTCTGTTTCTCTTGCTTTTTTTATTATAACATTCGCTGCACCTGAAATAACAGCACCCAAAATAGCAATCCCTTCTTTAATATTGACAGCACCTACAGCACCAGAACCCACCATAAGATATAATCCGTATAAAGTAAGGAAAATGAAAAACATTTTTAAAAAAGAAACACTTTCCTTTAAAACAAAAATACCTATAAT
This region of bacterium genomic DNA includes:
- a CDS encoding Fic family protein, with the translated sequence MKNNKFVAGRYKKHFFEKEYEYHSFSPSFLNKPFELEDNKIALLLEEASRLLGELNAYSLLVPDVDSFIQIYIIKEATLSSRIEGTKIEIEEVVLPKEEIIPASMDGWEEVENYVKAVNYGVAKLEKLPLCIRLVSDVHKVLLSGVKGKKKQPGIIRESQNWIGGSNISDAFFVPPYYEELPELLTDLEKFWHNKSLNIPNLIRISLTHYQFETIYPFLDGNGRMGRLLISLQLIYYGFFKKPALYISHFFEKNRASYYDSLNMVREDNDIEQWIKFFLSGVIATSNEGISTFKEIIKLKDQYEKNILGIGRQAPLAHKLLLFLFSKPVVKVKDVEKQLKIAYNTGDSLLNKFCKVGILKEITGQSRNRLFMLWEYLDLFRK
- a CDS encoding corrinoid protein, producing the protein MADILQLLKENIISGNAPKTKELVDKALQEKIDIQTILSDGLIAGMLIVGKKFKNNEFYVPEVLIAARAMNAGMEILEPMIIQAGIQPVAKVAIGTVKGDLHDIGKNLVVMLWKGAGFEVEDLGIDVEPEKFVEAVKSGINIIGMSALLTTTMVAMKEVVNKLQEAGVRDKVKIIIGGAPITQSFADEIGADAYAPDAASAVEKVQELLNIK
- the plsY gene encoding glycerol-3-phosphate 1-O-acyltransferase PlsY, yielding MKELFFIIFGYLFGSIPFGYVLCKIFTKKDIRNYGSGNIGATNVYRVAGGFVAIGVLILDILKGFLPVFIAKTFYDFSPLWLLAIGIAPVLGHNFSLFMKGKGGKGVSTSFGVIIGLFPKAALFSFVIWALLIIITHYVSVGALTASLSLPFFIYLFHKDVSYVSAGILLFILIWFSHKGNIKRILKGKENRIRLPWEKK
- a CDS encoding MerR family transcriptional regulator; protein product: MDKQKFYYIGELSKIVEVPPHILRYWEKEFAHIKPLRDKRGNRIYTEKDILRIKRVKSLVYGNGFSIKGAKKKLRKPSSKRLLESNRTFLKIILKELQELKKCLK
- the purN gene encoding phosphoribosylglycinamide formyltransferase, which gives rise to MFKIGVLASGKGSNLQAIIDYIKDKQLPIDIKVVLSDNKESFALKIAEKVGIDNQYINPGRYKTFLEPDSEEEFIKILTKKDVDLICLAGFMRVLKTNFIDTFPNKIVNIHPSLLPAFPGLESWKQAFNYGVKFTGCTTHFVEYEIDSGPIIMQAVVPVLDDDTPETLHQKIQEKEHIIYPLTIKIISEGRLNILGKKTYITPAKE
- a CDS encoding N-acetyltransferase, with the translated sequence MTKNTEIVIRKAIIKDCSYIKKLVNSYAEEGVMLALSVNQIYERLRCFSIIEKNGRPIGCGALKIVWKDLAEIRSIAITRSQKKKGYGKLLIDALLKEAREFGLEKVFALTYVPEFFEKKGFERISKSKLPHKVWVDCINCPKFPRCDEIAVQIKLNK
- a CDS encoding argininosuccinate synthase — encoded protein: MKIVLAYSGGLDTSIAIQWLKDKYNAEIIAYTSNVGQTDDPVKLEEKALTTGASKFYFEDLREEFIKDYIFPTLKAGAMYQDKYPLATSLTRPLITDGMVKVALKEKADALAHGCTGKGNDQVRFELSTRYLAPDIKVIAPLREWEFKSREEEMDYAKKYNIPVSVTKAKPYSIDWSLWGISVECGVLEDPWNEPPEDAYQITSSPDQAPSTPKYFVITFEKGIPVALDGKTIPPLELIETLTDIGGKYGVGRIDMVEDRLVGIKSREIYEAPAAVILHSAHSELEKLVFSRDLFEFKKLISQRYSQLVYFGQWFSHIKDCLDSFVDESQKFVTGEVKVKLHKGQCTVVGRKSPYSLYSEVLATYTEKDMFDHKASDGFLEIFGLPSKLEGARERKKRV
- a CDS encoding amidohydrolase family protein produces the protein MSECMIFDSWTMYGPGPGKDPDERWKLEHLLEDIDFYGITGALVRHQQGYHYDPMFVNRMLVKEISAYRKRLFPCWIVLPHQAGDFPKPKELQKMMEGEDVKAVWMSPAKQGYPINKDVLGHLADYLNEKKIPILLSIQNIVATYENLVTFCNIFNNCPVIFGDARWVNTWRLMTAVMDSCPNTFLEFHRFQGNRAVELFSERYGIERLLFGSGLLKSSGGSARGFVDFTLLDKDKIDKFAGENLARLLNQSPKISPKAPESKDVIVETVSNKKPVPVPVFDAHCHILHKGLNGIGSTYLMPEGDIDGVLKINRHIGVDLTAVMSWIAPVGGWIEEGNKAVVDAVKIAPEEIVGLSTCDPLQQSSEEIIEMCNYLHLKLGFRGLKPYNFWNIPYNDKEYHSYWEFANRYHLYGLMHISENDVGIKAMKELSIKYPNVTFLIAHSCSDWHFARLVADLLLEHSNIMAEITITGVPNGLIEWLCNTVGSERVIFGSDSSMRDPRPQLGWAIYTRLSFEDKKKVLAKNFAKVLTKGRLLEHKLPKIVSQVINIE
- a CDS encoding DMT family transporter, which gives rise to MSSEKQSIWWLVGANLVYSLMAFLVRYASYIDSFKVTLFRFAIGMAILGTLAITKKITLEFTKSFILILRGLFGGVAVFVYYWSILNIGLARGTMISNSSTIFATIIGIFVLKESVSFLKMFFIFLTLYGLYLMVGSGAVGAVNIKEGIAILGAVISGAANVIIKKARETESTHSVFFSQCVIGFWLVLIPANLIPIKMNIGGGFILLAIGVTAAVGQLMTTYAYKFNTVATASLISTLHPVFNLVIGLTIFNEPFTSKSFIGMVIVLVSCYMVVMSEDYTKKIHKFIDKKAKELIIKQGKK